In the genome of Campylobacter sp. RM16189, the window GTATGAAGACGGCACAGAGGTAAAAGTTGAGTCAGCCGATGATGGCGAATTTGCCGGTCTTGCATTTAAGATCATGACAGACCCGTTTGTCGGTCAGCTAACTTTCGTTCGTGTTTATCGTGGTAGTCTAGAGAGCGGTAGCTATGCTTACAACTCAGCTAAAGGCAAAAAGGAAAGAATCGGTCGTCTTTTAAAGATGCATTCAAATAAAAGAGAAGAGATCACAGTTCTTCACGCCGGCGAAATCGGCGCTGTTGTTGGCTTGAAAGAGACTCTAACAGGTGATACATTATCAAGCGAAAAAGACAAGGTGATCCTTGAGAGAATGGACTTCCCTGAGCCTGTTATCTCTGTTGCGGTTGAGCCAAAAACAAAAGCCGACCAAGAGAAAATGGCACTTGCGCTTCAAAAGCTTGCACAAGAAGATCCGAGCTTTAGAGTTAGCACAGATGAAGAGAGTGGTCAAACTATTATCTCTGGTATGGGTGAGCTTCACCTTGAGATTATCGTTGATCGTATGCTTCGCGAATTTAAAGTTGATGCAGAGGTTGGACAACCTCAAGTTGCATACCGCGAAACTATCCGCAAAACAGTTGAGCAAGAGTACAAATATGCTAAGCAATCAGGTGGACGCGGTCAATATGGACACGTATTCCTACGCCTTGAGCCACTTGAGCCAGGCACCGGATTTGAGTTCGTTAATGACATCAAAGGCGGTGTTGTACCTAAAGAGTATATCCCGGCTGTTGAAAAAGGTTGTAAAGAGGCGCTTCAAAACGGTGTTCTTGCAGGATATCCTGTAGAAGACGTTAAAGTTACGCTATTTGACGGTAGTTACCATGAAGTGGATAGCTCTGAAATGGCGTTTAAACTTGCTGCTTCAATGGGCTTTAAAGAGGGTGCTAGAAAAGCAGGTGCGGTTATACTTGAGCCTATGATGAAGGTTGAGGTTGAAACTCCTGAAGAGTATATGGGTGATGTTATCGGCGATCTTAACAAGCGCCGCGGACAAGTTAGCTCAATGGATGAAAGAAGTGGCAACAAGATCGTTACAGCATTCTGCCCACTTGCTATGATGTTTGGTTACTCAACAGACCTAAGAAGCCAGACTCAAGGTCGTGCGACATATTCTATGGAATTCGATCACTACGAAGAAGTTCCTAAAAACGTATCTGAAGAGATCATCAAAAAGAGAAATGGCTAAAATTTAGGGCGAGATTTCCTCGCCCTTTTTAAATTTATTTAAATTAATAAGCTTGCAAACATATTTTATAAAATTTACTTGGTTTATTTGAATATTTATCAAGAATAGTATTTGTTTTTTACCTTTTGTCCTCATAGCTCAGCTGGATAGAGCGCAAAATTCCTAATTTTGAGGCCGTGAGTTCGAATCTCGCTGAGGACACCATCTTGATTATATTTTAAAAATCTCTTCTAATTTTTGTTTTTCTTTTGTGCTGTTTTCCTCTAGCATGTTATTTAAAATATCTTTAGTGTCTTTTCTTATCTCATCTATAGTGCTCTCTACTTTATCTTTGATCTCTTCAGCGCTTTTTATAGCCTTATCGGTAACCGTATCTATAATGTCTTGTGTGCTTCCTTTTGTTTCTGAGGTTTTATCAATGACATCTTTTGCAGCGTTAGAGCCTTTTTCTATGATTTTATTGGCAGCATCTTTCGCGGAATCAACTATCTCTTTAGCTTGCTTGCCGTCAGAGCATCCAGATAAAAGTAGAGTTAAAAGTATTACGAAGATTGAAATTTTATTCATAAAATAGCCTTTTGTTTTATTCTGTATATTTTATGAGAATTTAGTTAATATTTTAGTTTAAATCAAAGCCAAATTTATCACTTATTTCAATATTTGAGTTTATGATGCTTTTAAATTTTACATTCATAAATTCTAATTCAAGCTCATAAAATGCACCTAAAAATCGGCAACTTAATACATTTGCTTCAAATTTATTGCCGCTTATAATTTGTTCCGGTCTAAACATATATCTCTTATTCTTCAGCCACTGTTTAAATTCATCTGGAAGCACTTCTATATTGTATCCTGCCACAGAATTCATTTCGCCTAAAAATTTTGCCACCTCGAAACTACTTGGATTAAAATAGAGCTCTTTAGGTGTGCCAATATCTAAAATAATACCATTTTTAATAAGTGCAATTCTATCGCTTAGCATAAAGGCATCTTCTTTATCGTGAGTTACCATTATTGCGCTTAGACCGTTTTGTTTAATCAACTGTTTCAATTCAGATCTTAAAGTATGGCGGAGATTGTGATCTAGATTTGCAAACGGCTCATCAAGTAATAAAAGCTTTTCTTTGTTTGCCACTGCTCTTGCAAATGCCACGCGTTGAGCCTGTCCTCCTGAAATTTGATCGCACATTTTATTTTTTAGCTCTTTTATTTTAAATTTCTCAAGCAGACTCTCTATCTCTATATCACGTTCGTTTTTAGGCATTTTTGAAAGAGCGAATTCGATATTTTTATTTACATTTAAGTGCGGAAATAGAGCGTAGTTTTGAAACATCATGGCCACACCACAACCTTTTTTAAGTTCTATATCTCCGCTATCTTTTGTCTCAAGTCCGGCTATAATTCTTAAAAGAGTGCTTTTACCGCATCCGCTTTCACCCAAAATACTTAAAATTTCACCTTCTTTTAGTGTCAAATTTATATGTTTCAAAACATCTATGTTGTTAAATTTCTTGTTTAAATTTCTAATATTTAAAATTTCCATTACGCTTTTTTCCTAGATATTATTTCAAGCCAAATTACTGCCACTAAAGATAGCAAAACTATTAGTAAAGATGGCAATGCTGCCGCATATAATCTCTCGTCTGTGGCATAGAAAAAAGCTCTAATACTAAGAGTTTCAAAGCCAAGCGGACGAAGTATCAGGCTTAATGGCAGCTCTTTTACAATGTCTATAAAAACTACAATCAACGAAAGAAAGAAAAAGTGTTTTAATAGGGGAAAATGCACTTTAAAAAAAAGTGTGAATTTAGATCTATTAAGAAGTAGGCTTGCGTCATCTATATTTTTTGGAATCTTAGCGTAACCACTCTCTACGGCGTATACAGAAGTCGCTAAAAATCTTACAATATAGCCAAAGATCAATACGACAAACGAGGCTGATAAAAATTGAGTGCCAAAATTTCTATCTATATATCCGAATACTATCATCACGCATAGGCCTATGCTTGCACCTGGGAGTGCATAGCCAAGAGAGGTAGTTTTTAGTAAGAATGTATTTAGCTTATTGTTTTTGATAATTCTTGTTGAAAATACTAGAAAGAAGCTAATAAAAGTTATTAAAATTGCACTTATGATAGCCATTAGAAGCGAATTTCCAGCCATGGTTATAAATTCTAGCTTGAAATCTTGAATCGTCATTATGCTCCAATAAACAAGCCAGATAACAGGAAATAAAAATGCCAAACAAAAAATTACAAAGCACCACAAGAAAGCTAAAGTTTTCCCGATAGTGTTAAGCTCGCTTTTGGCTGTTGTCTTTGCGATATTGTGTGTATTAAAGCTATAGCCTTTCGAATTTTTATTGATATGCTCAAATATCATTATGATAAATACTAAAACCATTAGCATTGCAGCCAAAATAGATGCGGAGTATGAGTCTCCTAAATCGAACCATAGTTTAAATATCCCTGCGCTAAATGTTGCCACTCCGTAATAAGCCACAGTTCCGTAATCACTTAAAGTTTCCATTAAAACTAACATTGCTCCGCCTATAATGGCCGGTCTAGAGAGCATCACGGCTACTCTAAATATTTTAAACTGAGACAGTTTATAAATTTTACATACGTCAAAAAGCACTTTCGACTGAGTTTTAAAGGAAGTTTTTGCGAACATATAGATATATGGATAAAGCGATAAAGAAAGCACAAAAATGGCTCCGTAAATATTCATAAAATCAAGCCTAAAGCCGAAAATTTTATGAAAATAGCCTTGAAACTCCATTATTCCGACATAACAAAAGCTAAATATGTAAGCTGGTATGGCAAGCGGAAGCATTAGGGCATATTCAAAGAAATTTACAAAAGGAAATCGGTAGTTAGCTACTATCCATGCCGAAATAACGGCTATTGTGGCACTTAGAGCCAAGACCCCGAAAGCTACTAAAAAAGTGCCTTGAATATACCTTAAAAATAGATATTTAAAAAAATGCTCTAAATTGGAGTAGTCTCCAAAAGCTATCTCGAAAAAAATGCTAATAATAGGGACTAGGATGATGAGGGCGACCGTAATCGCCCAAAATTTGATATTCACTTATTTCCAGCCAGCCATATCAAATATTTTTACGGCCTCGCTTATTTTTTCTACAGATTTATAAAGTGGAGTTGAGTCCTCTTTGAATTTTCCAAACGCTTTGATTGTATCGCTCGGTTCTACTGCTGTATTTACAGGATATTCGTAGTTAATGCCTGCAAGTATCTTTTGAGCCTCAGGACTTACCATAAACTCCATAAATTTGATAGCATTCTCTTTGTTTTTAGAAGCTTTTGTAAGCGCTATACCGCTTATATTTACGTGTGTTCCGCGGTTATCTTGATTAGGGAAGATTACTCCTAAAATTTTAGCTACCTCTACATCTTCAGGCTTTGGAGAATTTAGCATAAGTCCGATGTAGTAAGTATTCATTACCGCCACTTGACCCTCTCCTGCAAATATTGCTTTAGCTTGGTCTCTATCGCCGCCTTTTGGATCACGAGCTAAGTTGGCTAGAGTGCCTTTAGCCCATTTGCTAGCCGCGTCTACACCTTCGCTCTCTATAATTGAAGCCAGAAGAGATGTGTTATATCCTGCTGTAGCACTTCTAATTAGAAGTTTGCCTTTTAGCTCAGGTTTGGTTAGGTCTTGATAGTTTTTAATTATACTTGGATCAAAATTTCTCTTGTCATAAGCTATTATTCTAGCTCTTTTTGAGATAGCAAACCAATATCCCTCTGAGTCTCTATATTGAACTGGAACGATTTTTTCTAGAGTTTGAGATTTTACAGATTGCAATACGCCTTTTTTCTTAGCTGTGTAGAAATTTCCGGCATCTGCAGTGATAAAAAGGTCTGCTACAGAGCTATCGCCCTCTACCTCAAGCTTTTTAATAAGCTCTCCACCCTTTGCCTGAGTTGCATTTACTTTAATTCCAGTTTTTTCTTCGAATAACTTATAAAGTTGTGTGTCAGCGTCATAGTGGCGAGCAGAATATATGTTTATTTCAGCAGCAAGTGCAAAACCTGCTAGCAAACTTAAAGCTAGTATGCTTTTTTTCATGTCTATCCTTTTTAATGGTATTGAAACTCAAAATATTAGCATTTATTTCTTATAATAATATTAAGTATTGTAAATGCAGCTTATACCGAGGTAAAAGAGTGAGATTATAATATAGGCATTTGTTAAAAATTTTTTAACAAAAAAGTGATAATATTTCCTCAATCTTTAAAAATAAAAGGCAAAAAATTGAAAAAATTTCTACTTATATCAATGGCTGCATCCGCTGCTTTTTCTCAGTTTCAAAATGTAAATGTAACGCCTCAAAATATTAATGATTACGAGCAGATTGTAGACATTAGAACAGAGCCTGAGTGGAGAGCTACGGGCATAGTAAAAGGTGCTAAAACAATAACCTTTGATCCTTACAATACTACTAAATTTATACAAGAGCTAAAGGATAACTTTGATATCTCAAAGCCTATAGCTTTGATTTGCAGAAGCGGCAACAGAAGCTTTCATGCAGCTAGAATGCTTGATTCTGGTGGGCTAAATATCATAAATTTAAATGGCGGAATGGGTGCTTTGATTAGACAAGGCTACGAGCCTGTTCCTTTTAATAAATAAAATTTATTCAAAAAAAGATTTCAGGAGCAATGCGTAATAAGCATGTATAGGCGTGCAGTGCGCTTTGTTCTCTTATGTAGTTTCTATCTCCTTTTAAATTTAGCCTATCGACTATGATCTTGCCGTTTTTGCTTAAGGCTCCTACAAATACAGTTCCTGCGGGTTTTTCTACGCTTCCGCCGTCAGGTCCCGCTATGCCGCTCACGGCCAATGCGAAATCAGCTCCGCTTGAGCGAATGACCCCACTTAGCATCTCATTTACGCATTGTTCGCTTACCGCTCCATAAGTTTCAATAGTATTCTTGCCAACTCCTAGCCATTCTGCTTTAATCTCGTTTGCATAAGTTATAAGCGAGCCGTCAAAAGCGGCTGAAACTCCTGCAAATTGACCAAATTTGGCTGCTATTAACCCAGCTGTACAAGACTCCGCAAAAGTAATTTTTAGATTTTTTCTAATGAGTGTTTTTGCGATATGTTCAACTAAATTTCTACTGGCGATAAATTTTTGAGAAAATAGATTTTTAACGCCGTTTATAAAGCTTTCTATCTGACCAAATTTATTAGCTTCCGCCCTTACGATAACTAAATTCTCTATGATTTGGGATATATAAATTTGTACTTCGTAAGTTTTAGCAATCGGTTCTAATAAAATTTTAGTACTTTCGCTATCGATATCAAATAGGTTAAAATAAGTAAAATTTATATTTGGTTTTATGTGAATTTGCCCTATTTCTTTAGTTGGAATAGCTTTTATAAGATTTACTTGAGTATTATTTAAATTTATTAAAAAGCTATCTTTCGTTATTGTTATAGCTTTGCTTGGCGCAAGTGTATTTTGCTCCTTTAGTTCTATTAAATCCTCGCTTAATGTAGCCAAAATTTTAGCCGTAGTTGCGTAGTTTTCATTTGAGGCAAATATGCAAAGAGTATCAAATTTAGAGCATAAGTTTTCTATGATAAATGGCAACTCTTTGTCGCTTTTATCGGCGAAATTAAACTCCCCAAGCTCTTTAAAATGAGCCTTATAAAAGCTAAAAATGTATCCCAAAAAAGCGCCATTTATGCTTAAATCTTTCCCGATTATTAAAAGTGCATTTTTCATAAAAACCTCCTTAATTTTTGAAATTATATCACAAAAAAATCCACTAAATTTTTAGCTTAAAGCTCTATTTTCAGTAGCCTTTAATCACTGCTTAGATAAAATTTGTAAATTTAAAACAAGGTAAAAGTATGGATTATAAAGATACGCTCCTGCTTCCAAGCACGGAGTTTCCTATGCGCGGCAACCTGCCGCAAAATGAGCCTGAACGGCTGGAAAAATGGTATGGCGAGCGAGATATCTACTCCAAGATGAAAGCTAAACGCCAAAAGGCTAAAAAGAGTTTCAACCTTCACGACGGACCCCCTTACGCTAACGGAAATTTGCACATCGGACACGCGCTTAATAAAACACTCAAAGACATCATCACTAAGACTCACTATTTCTTTGGCGAAGAGATTCGATATACTCCGGGCTGGGATTGCCACGGCTTGCCGATAGAGCAACAGGTCGAAGTAAAGCTCGGCGAGAAGAAAAAGGAGATGAGCACAACTCAGATCAGAGAGTTTTGTAGAGAGCATGCAAGAGAGTTTATAGGGATCCAAAAAGAGGGATTTAAGCAACTTGGCATAGTCGGCGACTGGGATGATCCTTATCTTACGATGAAATTTAAATTTGAAGCTGAAATTTACAAAACGCTTTGTAAAGTAGCTAAGCGCGGACTTTTGATAGAGCGAAGCAAGCCTGTTTATTGGAGTTGGGCGGCGAAATCGGCCCTTGCAGAGGCTGAGGTAGAGTATGAAGACAAAGAGGACTATAGCATCTACGTAGCC includes:
- a CDS encoding ABC transporter ATP-binding protein; the encoded protein is MLNIRNLNKKFNNIDVLKHINLTLKEGEILSILGESGCGKSTLLRIIAGLETKDSGDIELKKGCGVAMMFQNYALFPHLNVNKNIEFALSKMPKNERDIEIESLLEKFKIKELKNKMCDQISGGQAQRVAFARAVANKEKLLLLDEPFANLDHNLRHTLRSELKQLIKQNGLSAIMVTHDKEDAFMLSDRIALIKNGIILDIGTPKELYFNPSSFEVAKFLGEMNSVAGYNIEVLPDEFKQWLKNKRYMFRPEQIISGNKFEANVLSCRFLGAFYELELEFMNVKFKSIINSNIEISDKFGFDLN
- a CDS encoding iron ABC transporter permease; this encodes MNIKFWAITVALIILVPIISIFFEIAFGDYSNLEHFFKYLFLRYIQGTFLVAFGVLALSATIAVISAWIVANYRFPFVNFFEYALMLPLAIPAYIFSFCYVGIMEFQGYFHKIFGFRLDFMNIYGAIFVLSLSLYPYIYMFAKTSFKTQSKVLFDVCKIYKLSQFKIFRVAVMLSRPAIIGGAMLVLMETLSDYGTVAYYGVATFSAGIFKLWFDLGDSYSASILAAMLMVLVFIIMIFEHINKNSKGYSFNTHNIAKTTAKSELNTIGKTLAFLWCFVIFCLAFLFPVIWLVYWSIMTIQDFKLEFITMAGNSLLMAIISAILITFISFFLVFSTRIIKNNKLNTFLLKTTSLGYALPGASIGLCVMIVFGYIDRNFGTQFLSASFVVLIFGYIVRFLATSVYAVESGYAKIPKNIDDASLLLNRSKFTLFFKVHFPLLKHFFFLSLIVVFIDIVKELPLSLILRPLGFETLSIRAFFYATDERLYAAALPSLLIVLLSLVAVIWLEIISRKKA
- a CDS encoding rhodanese-like domain-containing protein, with amino-acid sequence MKKFLLISMAASAAFSQFQNVNVTPQNINDYEQIVDIRTEPEWRATGIVKGAKTITFDPYNTTKFIQELKDNFDISKPIALICRSGNRSFHAARMLDSGGLNIINLNGGMGALIRQGYEPVPFNK
- a CDS encoding Fe(3+) ABC transporter substrate-binding protein; the protein is MKKSILALSLLAGFALAAEINIYSARHYDADTQLYKLFEEKTGIKVNATQAKGGELIKKLEVEGDSSVADLFITADAGNFYTAKKKGVLQSVKSQTLEKIVPVQYRDSEGYWFAISKRARIIAYDKRNFDPSIIKNYQDLTKPELKGKLLIRSATAGYNTSLLASIIESEGVDAASKWAKGTLANLARDPKGGDRDQAKAIFAGEGQVAVMNTYYIGLMLNSPKPEDVEVAKILGVIFPNQDNRGTHVNISGIALTKASKNKENAIKFMEFMVSPEAQKILAGINYEYPVNTAVEPSDTIKAFGKFKEDSTPLYKSVEKISEAVKIFDMAGWK
- the fusA gene encoding elongation factor G, which translates into the protein MSNRKTPLHMVRNIGIAAHIDAGKTTTSERILFFTGMSHKLGEVHDGAATMDWMEQEKERGITITSAATTCFWKDHQINLIDTPGHVDFTIEVERSMRVLDGAVAVFCSVGGVQPQSETVWRQANKYRVPRMVYVNKMDRIGANFYNVESQIKNRLKANPVPIQIPIGAEDTFKGVVDLVTMKALVWEDDSKPTTFVEKEIPADLLEKAEEYRAKMVEAAAETDDALMEKYLSGEELSVEEIKQGIKAGCLSMSIIPMVCGTSFKNKGVQPLLDAVVDYLPAPDEVEAIRGEYEDGTEVKVESADDGEFAGLAFKIMTDPFVGQLTFVRVYRGSLESGSYAYNSAKGKKERIGRLLKMHSNKREEITVLHAGEIGAVVGLKETLTGDTLSSEKDKVILERMDFPEPVISVAVEPKTKADQEKMALALQKLAQEDPSFRVSTDEESGQTIISGMGELHLEIIVDRMLREFKVDAEVGQPQVAYRETIRKTVEQEYKYAKQSGGRGQYGHVFLRLEPLEPGTGFEFVNDIKGGVVPKEYIPAVEKGCKEALQNGVLAGYPVEDVKVTLFDGSYHEVDSSEMAFKLAASMGFKEGARKAGAVILEPMMKVEVETPEEYMGDVIGDLNKRRGQVSSMDERSGNKIVTAFCPLAMMFGYSTDLRSQTQGRATYSMEFDHYEEVPKNVSEEIIKKRNG
- a CDS encoding lipoprotein; the encoded protein is MNKISIFVILLTLLLSGCSDGKQAKEIVDSAKDAANKIIEKGSNAAKDVIDKTSETKGSTQDIIDTVTDKAIKSAEEIKDKVESTIDEIRKDTKDILNNMLEENSTKEKQKLEEIFKI
- a CDS encoding CinA family protein, with the protein product MKNALLIIGKDLSINGAFLGYIFSFYKAHFKELGEFNFADKSDKELPFIIENLCSKFDTLCIFASNENYATTAKILATLSEDLIELKEQNTLAPSKAITITKDSFLINLNNTQVNLIKAIPTKEIGQIHIKPNINFTYFNLFDIDSESTKILLEPIAKTYEVQIYISQIIENLVIVRAEANKFGQIESFINGVKNLFSQKFIASRNLVEHIAKTLIRKNLKITFAESCTAGLIAAKFGQFAGVSAAFDGSLITYANEIKAEWLGVGKNTIETYGAVSEQCVNEMLSGVIRSSGADFALAVSGIAGPDGGSVEKPAGTVFVGALSKNGKIIVDRLNLKGDRNYIREQSALHAYTCLLRIAPEIFF